In Paraburkholderia flagellata, a genomic segment contains:
- a CDS encoding LysR family transcriptional regulator: MNRLEAMAILVSVAEAGSLSAAARRLDMPLATVSRKVGELESHLKTRLFHRTTRKLSLTEAGSAYVAACRRILEDIGEAERAATGEYAAPKGELVVTAPVAFGRLHVMPVVAEFLAHYPEIDINLLLTDRVVHLMDEHADVAVRIGELPDSTLVATRVGTVRRVICASPAYLAKHGVPAEPADLSGHECITFEALASLRAWAFGSGKLEQSVPVHSRLTVNTADAAIEAAILGVGLIRVLSYQVAHAVRANALRVVLDAFEAAPLPIHLVHAGQAPLPLKLRAFLDFASPRLRERTAGELVNPVSA, translated from the coding sequence ATGAATCGTCTCGAAGCCATGGCCATCCTCGTTTCGGTCGCCGAAGCGGGCAGTCTCTCGGCTGCCGCGCGGCGCCTCGACATGCCGCTCGCAACGGTCAGCCGCAAGGTCGGAGAACTGGAATCGCACCTGAAGACGCGTCTGTTTCACCGCACGACGCGCAAGCTTTCATTGACGGAAGCCGGCAGCGCATACGTGGCCGCGTGCCGGCGCATTCTCGAAGACATCGGCGAAGCCGAGCGCGCCGCAACGGGGGAATACGCCGCGCCCAAAGGCGAACTGGTGGTCACTGCGCCCGTTGCGTTTGGCCGCTTGCACGTGATGCCGGTCGTGGCGGAGTTTCTCGCGCACTATCCGGAGATCGACATCAATCTCCTGCTCACCGATCGCGTGGTTCATCTGATGGATGAACACGCGGATGTCGCGGTCCGCATTGGCGAGTTGCCCGATAGCACGTTGGTCGCGACGCGAGTCGGCACGGTCCGCCGGGTCATTTGCGCAAGCCCCGCCTATCTCGCGAAGCACGGTGTGCCCGCTGAGCCCGCCGACCTCTCCGGCCACGAGTGCATTACCTTCGAGGCCCTCGCATCCCTGCGCGCGTGGGCTTTCGGCTCCGGCAAGTTGGAGCAGTCCGTGCCGGTTCATTCGCGGCTTACCGTGAATACGGCGGATGCCGCAATCGAAGCCGCGATCCTCGGCGTGGGGCTCATACGCGTGCTGTCCTACCAGGTGGCCCACGCCGTACGCGCCAACGCGCTTCGCGTCGTGCTCGACGCGTTTGAGGCGGCACCGCTGCCCATCCATCTCGTGCACGCAGGGCAAGCCCCTTTGCCGCTCAAGCTGCGCGCTTTTCTCGACTTCGCGTCGCCGCGCCTGCGTGAGCGCACAGCGGGCGAACTCGTCAACCCCGTTTCGGCGTAG
- a CDS encoding MFS transporter, with product MSGAPNSPASPATPAVASRGKIVMMAIIAGAVITNIYCTQPILPLIAAGLRVNITAVDLVAGAALLGFSTGLALLLPLGDRFDRRKLVLTQIALALVFAATSAVAPGIWALIAASFALGIVSCVPQQLVPFAAVMSLPSERGRNVGTVVSGIMVGILVGRTIAGVIGAAWGWRAVYGAEAVFMVPVFIAAAALLPKGVPSTNLSYGRLLASLWPLVRDNRPIRESMIIQSLLWACFNAFWVNLAALLKAGPWHLGSAWAGGFGIIGAAGAFAASLGGNATDRVGFRKVIGASIGIATLAYLILSGAATSLTMLIVGVIVLDIGVQSGLVSNQTRAFSVDPKAQGRINSLYMTATFFGGAFGATVSGWLMSRFGWSGIVAFGVVLGIVAFAIHWIGAPRAAAGQVPSNAD from the coding sequence GTGAGCGGCGCACCCAACTCACCTGCAAGTCCAGCTACACCCGCCGTCGCATCGCGCGGCAAGATCGTCATGATGGCGATCATCGCAGGAGCGGTGATTACCAACATCTATTGCACGCAGCCAATTCTGCCGTTGATTGCAGCGGGTCTGCGGGTCAACATCACCGCGGTCGATCTCGTCGCCGGAGCGGCGCTGCTCGGCTTCTCGACCGGGCTCGCGCTGCTGTTGCCGCTCGGCGACCGCTTCGACCGGCGCAAGCTCGTGCTGACCCAAATCGCGCTCGCGCTCGTTTTCGCGGCGACGTCGGCGGTTGCGCCCGGCATCTGGGCACTGATCGCGGCTTCGTTTGCGCTCGGTATCGTCAGTTGCGTTCCCCAGCAGCTCGTGCCCTTCGCGGCCGTCATGTCGTTGCCGAGCGAACGGGGGCGTAACGTCGGCACCGTCGTGAGCGGCATCATGGTCGGCATCCTGGTCGGCCGCACGATCGCCGGCGTGATCGGCGCGGCCTGGGGGTGGCGTGCGGTGTATGGCGCGGAAGCCGTGTTCATGGTGCCGGTGTTCATCGCGGCCGCTGCGCTTTTGCCGAAGGGCGTGCCCTCCACGAATCTTTCGTATGGACGCCTGCTCGCTTCGCTGTGGCCACTCGTTCGCGACAATCGTCCGATTCGTGAATCGATGATTATCCAGTCGTTGCTGTGGGCCTGTTTCAACGCCTTCTGGGTCAATCTCGCCGCGCTGCTCAAGGCCGGACCGTGGCATCTCGGCAGCGCGTGGGCGGGCGGCTTCGGCATCATCGGCGCAGCCGGTGCGTTCGCCGCATCGCTGGGCGGCAATGCCACCGACCGGGTGGGGTTCCGCAAGGTCATTGGCGCGAGTATCGGTATCGCGACACTTGCCTACCTGATTCTTTCCGGTGCGGCCACGTCGCTCACCATGCTGATCGTGGGCGTGATCGTGCTCGATATCGGCGTGCAGTCAGGTCTCGTTTCTAACCAGACTCGCGCTTTCTCGGTCGATCCGAAAGCACAAGGTCGAATCAACAGTCTCTATATGACGGCCACCTTTTTCGGCGGCGCGTTCGGTGCGACGGTCAGCGGCTGGCTCATGAGCCGCTTTGGCTGGTCGGGCATCGTGGCCTTTGGTGTCGTGCTCGGGATCGTTGCTTTCGCCATCCACTGGATCGGTGCGCCTCGCGCTGCCGCGGGCCAGGTCCCATCAAACGCAGATTGA
- a CDS encoding efflux RND transporter permease subunit, whose product MIGIVRVALKRPYTFVVLAVFILIVGVLSAFRTPTDIFPPINIPVISVVWQYTGLSPDQMEGRVMAPYERVLTTTVNGVQHIEGTSLTGYGIVKIFFQPGTNIGTANAQVTAISQEILKQLPPSATPPFIINYNASTVPIIQLALSGKGLSEQNLADLGKNQLRPILATVNGAAIPFPFGGKDRQVQINIKPSALEARSLSAEDVLNALTAQNLVTPVGTEKIGNYEYTLQLNDAPATIAAIANLPVKSANGTVVHMHDVADVTDGSPPQPNIVHVEGKRSVLLTVFKNGSASTLSIIGGIRQKVADAKGSLPDALQIDAIGDQSINAA is encoded by the coding sequence ATGATTGGCATCGTGCGCGTTGCGCTGAAACGGCCATATACGTTCGTCGTTCTGGCCGTGTTTATCCTGATCGTTGGCGTTCTGTCAGCGTTTCGTACCCCTACGGATATTTTTCCTCCGATCAATATCCCCGTGATTAGCGTGGTATGGCAGTACACGGGGCTTTCGCCCGACCAGATGGAAGGTCGTGTGATGGCTCCGTACGAGCGGGTGTTGACGACCACCGTGAATGGCGTTCAACACATTGAAGGCACATCGCTTACCGGATACGGTATCGTCAAGATCTTCTTTCAGCCGGGCACCAATATCGGCACGGCGAATGCGCAGGTTACGGCCATTTCGCAGGAAATTTTGAAGCAGTTGCCGCCGTCGGCGACGCCGCCGTTCATCATCAATTACAACGCTTCGACGGTTCCGATTATTCAACTCGCGCTTTCGGGCAAAGGTCTTTCGGAACAGAATCTGGCGGACCTCGGCAAGAACCAGTTGCGCCCGATTCTCGCGACGGTGAACGGCGCTGCTATCCCGTTTCCGTTTGGCGGCAAAGACCGGCAGGTTCAAATCAACATCAAGCCGTCGGCACTCGAGGCGCGGTCGTTGTCGGCTGAGGACGTGCTCAATGCGTTGACGGCTCAGAACCTCGTGACGCCGGTCGGCACGGAAAAGATCGGTAACTACGAGTACACGCTCCAATTGAACGATGCGCCGGCGACGATCGCGGCCATTGCGAATCTGCCGGTCAAGTCCGCCAACGGCACGGTTGTGCATATGCATGACGTCGCCGATGTGACCGACGGCAGCCCGCCGCAGCCCAATATCGTTCACGTGGAAGGCAAGCGTTCAGTGCTGCTCACGGTATTCAAGAACGGCTCGGCTTCGACGTTGTCGATTATCGGCGGCATTCGCCAGAAGGTTGCCGACGCGAAGGGCTCGCTGCCCGACGCGCTTCAGATCGATGCGATTGGCGACCAGTCGATCAACGCAGCGTGA
- a CDS encoding copper chaperone — protein sequence MKTEIRTDEVSTIVHAMKSVDADAKVDVDVGAQTVSVDSWLMPEEFLVAFYDEDYDVGIAEW from the coding sequence ATGAAAACCGAAATCCGCACGGACGAAGTGTCGACGATCGTGCATGCGATGAAGTCCGTGGACGCCGACGCGAAGGTCGACGTCGATGTTGGCGCGCAAACCGTGAGCGTCGATTCGTGGCTGATGCCCGAGGAATTTCTCGTCGCTTTCTACGACGAGGACTACGACGTGGGCATTGCCGAGTGGTAG
- the ilvB gene encoding biosynthetic-type acetolactate synthase large subunit: MTQNPEIASKSALKAPLPGAQMSGADIILRVLSEQGVDTVFGYSGGAILPTYDAVFRFNELHADEPERQINLVVPANEQTAGFMAAGYARASGKVGVFMVTSGPGATNAVTPIADCNGDSVPVVLICGQVPRAAIGSDAFQEAPVFNIMSACAKQVFLVTDPDKLEQTLRTAFEVARTGRPGPVVVDVPKDIQNWTGTWQGHGTLAFRGYSDRLRKVATGARLEESKRDEFFDLLAQSKRPLLYAGGGVITAGATAELRQFAERYRIPVVNTLMGLGTISVKHELGLGMLGMHGTACANYAVEDCDFLIAVGARFDDRVAGGRPHAFAPRARYVAHIDIDEAEINKVKRAHWAHVGDAKDTLLSLMKHETHVQSPLAWLDHIRELKQRYAMNYDRHSPVIQPQFVVEKLSEMTGGRAIVTTGVGQHQMWVAQFFDFVEPRSFLTSGSMGTMGFGLPAAIGAQMGRPDALVIDIDGDGSMRMNIGDLETATTYGVPVKVLLLNNVGDGMIRQWQRLFYDGRLCVSDKSLHRKDFVMAARADGFEFAQRVEVLAEVKEKLRAFIDFDGPAFLEVMIDQDADVFPMVGPGMSYSDMITGPFIPSRDGDESGGTRADHQSASDMF; encoded by the coding sequence ATGACCCAAAACCCAGAAATTGCTTCAAAAAGCGCCCTAAAGGCGCCGCTTCCCGGCGCACAGATGTCAGGTGCCGATATCATCTTGCGCGTACTGAGCGAGCAGGGTGTCGATACCGTATTCGGCTATAGCGGCGGCGCGATATTGCCGACCTACGACGCGGTATTTCGTTTCAACGAACTCCATGCCGACGAGCCCGAGCGGCAGATCAACCTCGTCGTACCCGCCAACGAGCAGACCGCTGGCTTCATGGCCGCCGGATATGCGCGCGCGAGCGGGAAAGTGGGCGTGTTCATGGTGACGTCAGGCCCAGGCGCGACCAACGCGGTGACGCCAATCGCCGACTGCAACGGCGACTCGGTGCCGGTGGTGCTCATCTGCGGACAGGTGCCGCGCGCCGCCATTGGCAGCGATGCTTTTCAGGAAGCGCCTGTATTCAACATCATGTCGGCGTGTGCGAAGCAGGTGTTCCTGGTGACCGATCCGGACAAGCTCGAACAAACGCTGCGCACTGCGTTCGAAGTGGCTCGCACCGGTCGTCCCGGCCCCGTTGTCGTGGACGTGCCGAAAGACATCCAGAACTGGACCGGCACCTGGCAGGGGCACGGTACGTTGGCGTTTCGCGGCTACTCGGACCGTCTTCGCAAGGTGGCGACGGGCGCACGTCTTGAAGAGAGCAAGCGCGACGAATTCTTCGATCTGCTGGCGCAGAGCAAGCGCCCGCTGCTGTATGCGGGCGGGGGTGTCATCACGGCTGGCGCCACGGCGGAATTGCGTCAGTTCGCCGAGCGCTATCGGATTCCTGTCGTGAATACGTTGATGGGGCTCGGCACGATATCCGTGAAGCACGAGTTGGGGCTCGGCATGCTGGGCATGCACGGCACGGCCTGCGCGAATTACGCGGTGGAGGATTGCGATTTTCTGATCGCCGTGGGCGCCCGATTCGACGATCGTGTCGCCGGCGGTCGCCCTCACGCATTTGCGCCGCGAGCGCGCTATGTGGCGCACATCGATATCGACGAAGCGGAGATCAACAAGGTGAAGCGCGCGCACTGGGCTCATGTGGGCGACGCGAAGGACACCTTGCTGTCGCTGATGAAACACGAAACGCACGTGCAATCGCCTTTGGCGTGGCTCGACCACATCCGGGAACTGAAGCAACGCTATGCCATGAACTACGACCGCCATAGCCCGGTCATTCAGCCGCAGTTCGTGGTGGAAAAGTTGAGTGAGATGACGGGCGGGCGAGCTATCGTCACCACCGGCGTCGGCCAGCACCAGATGTGGGTCGCGCAGTTCTTCGACTTCGTCGAGCCGCGCAGCTTTCTCACGTCGGGCAGCATGGGGACGATGGGATTCGGCTTGCCGGCGGCGATCGGCGCCCAGATGGGACGCCCGGATGCCCTCGTGATCGACATCGACGGTGACGGCAGCATGCGCATGAACATCGGCGACCTGGAAACCGCGACCACCTACGGCGTGCCGGTCAAAGTGTTGCTGCTCAACAATGTCGGTGACGGGATGATCCGGCAGTGGCAACGTCTCTTCTATGACGGGCGCCTGTGCGTGAGCGACAAGTCGCTTCATCGAAAGGATTTTGTCATGGCGGCGCGCGCGGACGGGTTCGAGTTCGCGCAGCGCGTTGAGGTCCTCGCCGAAGTCAAGGAAAAACTCAGGGCTTTCATCGACTTTGACGGTCCCGCCTTCCTCGAAGTCATGATCGATCAGGATGCCGATGTGTTTCCGATGGTCGGGCCTGGCATGAGCTATTCGGACATGATCACCGGGCCATTCATCCCGTCGAGGGATGGAGACGAGTCGGGCGGCACGCGTGCAGATCATCAATCGGCTTCGGACATGTTCTAG